The Cyprinus carpio isolate SPL01 chromosome A19, ASM1834038v1, whole genome shotgun sequence genome has a segment encoding these proteins:
- the LOC109083790 gene encoding hepatic leukemia factor-like — MSRPISQLLPPDLPAGTSPQLGPANPAVTTTNGHLNNSMASLKSLLQLPIKGDQRGKDCCAEMKDKDKPLDSDEDSLGGVGGMNGGNGTLRSTNQSTFLGPLLWERSLPCEGGLFQLQYMDLEEFLTENGMGCMPSGNTCSTAAQVPSQSTQSAVPSQSSQCPPSSSPPCSSSASSISSLSSSSSSSSLLGLDVPQGPGLLGGPECLHGAQTVPPDPSPSPSCPPPPVVPPTNVADVMVNFDPDPADLALSSVPGQEAFDPRRHCFTDEELKPQPMIKKARKMLVPNEQKDDKYWSRRFKNNEAAKRSRDARRLKENQISVRAAFLERENATLRQEVADMRKELGRCRNIISKYESRHGDL, encoded by the exons ATGTCCAGGCCAATTTCTCAGCTATTGCCACCTGACCTTCCAGCAGGGACCAGTCCACAGCTCGGTCCTGCTAACCCTGCAGTTACCACCaccaatggccacctgaataattCCATGGCCAGTCTGAAATCCCTTCTTCAGCTGCCTATTAAAGGGGACCAGAGAGGGAAAGACTGCTGTGCTGAGATGAAAG ATAAAGACAAACCTCTGGATTCTGATGAGGATTCACTGGGTGGAGTTGGGGGCATGAACGGTGGGAACGGCACCCTGCGTTCCACTAACCAGTCCACCTTCCTCGGCCCATTGCTATGGGAACGTTCACTGCCGTGTGAAGGCGGCCTGTTCCAGCTACAGTACATGGACCTGGAGGAGTTCTTGACGGAGAATGGGATGGGGTGCATGCCGTCAGGAAACACCTGCAGTACGGCCGCTCAGGTCCCTTCTCAGAGCACACAGTCAGCCGTACCCAGCCAGAGCTCTCAGTGCCCACCTTCTTCCTCTCCGCCCTGCTCTTCCTCTGCCTCCTCCATCTCTTCCCTTTCCTCATCGTCTTCATCATCCTCTTTGCTGGGTCTGGACGTGCCGCAGGGCCCCGGACTGCTGGGAGGGCCGGAGTGTCTGCATG GGGCTCAAACTGTACCACCTGACCCTTCTCCGAGCCCCTCCTGCCCACCTCCACCGGTGGTGCCACCCACCAACGTGGCTGATGTCATGGTGAACTTTGATCCTGACCCTGCTGACCTCGCCCTGTCCAGTGTGCCAGGCCAGGAGGCGTTTGACCCACGCAGGCATTGCTTCACAGATGAAGAGCTGAAACCTCAGCCCATGATCAAGAAGGCCCGCAAAATGCTGGTGCCAAATGAGCAGAAG GATGACAAGTACTGGAGCCGGCGCTTTAAGAACAACGAAGCAGCAAAACGTTCTCGTGATGCCCGCCGACTGAAAGAGAACCAGATTTCAGTCCGAGCAGCATTCCTGGAACGAGAGAACGCCACCCTTCGCCAGGAAGTCGCTGATATGCGAAAAGAGCTGGGCCGCTGTCGCAACATCATCAGCAAATACGAGAGCCGCCATGGAGACTTATGA
- the LOC122148808 gene encoding uncharacterized protein LOC122148808 → MFQFGKYPMDILEMLSGHQAHQFKGLGLERQLQHQQQVQLQHQQQLQQQQQQQSEASGGLLSGLSLGSLQGSRSNAFADSSSLFAKMSAPPPPLPQQTQSSSSQSTRKSSKMSSSSGSGSSASGYPQFLRTFHPAEAALAQEQLHSGMGRFDFAGGSTGGGSGVIGGVVTSAPPPPPLHPGLSVPQQSPGPSSSSPSPSSSTTTSNNPPSSSSSVAGLVGAQSDARSLHQQFSCMLAANQYLFSGVPTNASLEQFLVQQGPHNHLGLADSNTGLAPPPALHPSHTHGHPTPQPQQQQQQLPPHALSHPHSHAHPHHPLHPAPQPSPLGGFDFQGIPVLSSNQLASLMQQEAGLPLPLPLHLSLQKDDGKGDSGSGAGGSGGSGSRRKKAMAGYLPQRKSENNSSSSTSSANCHASSGAHGHDGSSGLVGGGGGVGMRGLGGDPSSILSSSTPSSSSSTVSSSSSSAPSSNSASVLVSNISQNPKPENQQSMTPNITQPEQDPLFHCGECGKSFTHLTSLRRHIRCHEEDGGGPNSSTNTNPNHQHQSDLPHSTQDGISQNAHHQHENTDPMSSTCSSPDKSYCCNECGKGFKKRGHLLQHGVIHSGARPYACSVCERSFNRRESLTRHEKIHEEKPYRCPACGRCFRESTSLLNHAASGNCGKPGRRSRSSDGSSISSVEGKVESDFPGGQMDDTKELVFCKNEDGTAGMSCDSLYSQGRSVNQNPVCKTEEKYNPEYSRDPYQTSYRVDDYRRQQGNPSSYSGDNCSNSMSSSALRKAPLAPTLHPHPQNQQHHHQPQSHLPLSSLLDDSEDEVTSSAMSAIAAAAAASVLPAEMNNTGGREERRDIIGGLLGGLGFGSMGASSSTSAGNGGNDECLNGSMIPLSHPTQQQQPNSQNANNPNAKPKRPRKPRQKREPRPGGAPGEGVKRRRSNGAAGDGSERPYLCTVCGRGFSRRETLRRHERVHTGEKPFHCDICGKDFREPFHLTKHQTVHSGEKNYKCTLCGKDFGYAQSLKRHEKLHLRGDFKPRRSKTKSAANQGAPTNQDQPDQTNQTNPGAYYYSQDKVQGSNASTSNQPPPKLYTCEICWKSFRHHFHLTAHHQAIHEHGGEKLFSCEVCGKAFSYSNSLTRHRLSQHGLTRTGPTTQPTGSESIGTAPSVSESEAATNALLHITPESGSHGVQQPHSTIALTQHPQPAGYSPLFYTPESGHHSSNVTSHPQHLHYSNPTMAPLQLQQPISGKQLIYSGVPSNTVHSTPPHIHISPPQHSQHHQQQHPFSMQSQHLQQSPQAQGDATQRKKKKKKKKYKLSSSMQLMSGFSAYEIARRHMYLKRKKCRLQQQQKRKKWIAQLKWAKFTGGGLGLNVGGGTWRVGRLRFKGLQSLIVPLKSYTCPICPFTTFSSRITLSVHRVTRHPPRKHGRQTRLCCIVCGKRSRRLLTALRHRAHHLSQGAFSCSRCPSRFWNGTLLQRHKFACRRVSRGIRMSIKGTNVQKAEDQTERSTVVTGYRH, encoded by the coding sequence ATGTTTCAGTTTGGAAAGTACCCCATGGACATTTTAGAAATGCTCAGTGGACATCAGGCTCACCAGTTCAAAGGACTGGGGCTGGAAAGACAACTGCAGCACCAACAACAGGTCCAACTTCAGCACCAGCAGCAGcttcaacagcagcagcagcaacaaagTGAGGCATCTGGTGGCCTCCTGTCTGGGCTTAGTCTTGGTTCCCTTCAAGGATCTAGAAGTAATGCATTTGCGGATTCTTCATCCTTATTTGCCAAAATGAGTGCACCCCCTCCACCTCTTCCACAACAAACTCAATCCTCATCCTCACAAAGCACACGTAAATCAAGCAAGATGAGCAGCAGCAGTGGGAGTGGCAGTTCTGCCTCTGGCTATCCACAGTTCTTACGCACATTTCACCCTGCTGAGGCTGCGCTAGCGCAGGAGCAGCTTCACTCAGGAATGGGGCGTTTTGATTTTGCAGGAGGAAGTACTGGAGGAGGCTCTGGGGTAATTGGAGGAGTTGTAACAtcagcaccaccaccaccacccttGCACCCTGGCCTGTCTGTTCCTCAGCAATCTCCTGGGCCATCCTCATCATCACCCTCCCCTTCGAGTTCAACCACCACTTCTAATAATCCCCCCAGCAGTAGCAGCTCAGTGGCTGGATTAGTCGGAGCCCAGTCTGATGCAAGAAGTTTGCACCAGCAGTTCAGTTGCATGCTCGCTGCAAACCAATACCTGTTTTCTGGAGTGCCCACAAATGCCAGTTTAGAACAGTTTCTAGTTCAGCAGGGTCCACATAATCATCTCGGTCTTGCAGATTCAAATACAGGTCTTGCTCCTCCTCCAGCCCTCCATCCTTCCCACACCCATGGCCATCCAACTCCCCAGCcccaacaacagcagcagcagctgccaCCTCATGCGTTGTCCCACCCTCACAGCCATGCGCATCCACACCACCCTCTACACCCTGCCCCCCAACCTTCACCTCTTGGTGGTTTTGATTTCCAAGGTATTCCTGTTCTTTCGTCTAATCAACTGGCTTCCTTAATGCAACAAGAAGCAGGCTTGCCTTTGCCACTCCCACTCCATCTCTCCTTACAAAAAGATGATGGGAAAGGAGATAGCGGATCTGGGGCTGGAGGAAGTGGAGGTAGTGGCAGCAGGAGAAAGAAAGCCATGGCTGGCTACCTGCCCCAGAGGAAGTCAGAGAATAACAGTAGCAGCAGTACAAGCAGTGCTAACTGCCATGCCAGCTCTGGGGCACATGGTCATGATGGGTCCTCTGGTCTTgtgggaggaggtggaggggtTGGTATGAGGGGTCTTGGTGGTGACCCCTCCTCCATCCTCTCTTCGTCAACACCATCCTCCTCTTCTTCAACtgtctcctcctcttcttcctctgcCCCATCTTCAAATTCTGCTTCTGTGCTAGTATCAAATATCTCTCAAAACCCCAAGCCCGAAAATCAGCAATCAATGACTCCCAATATCACACAGCCAGAACAAGACCCTCTCTTTCATTGTGGAGAGTGTGGCAAGTCTTTTACCCACCTCACAAGCCTTCGCCGACACATACGCTGCCATGAAGAAGATGGTGGTGGTCCCAACAGCAGCACAAACACAAACCCAAATCATCAGCATCAGTCAGATCTTCCTCACTCAACACAAGATGGAATTTCACAAAATGCCCACCATCAGCATGAGAATACAGACCCCATGTCTTCCACTTGCTCAAGTCCAGATAAGTCATACTGTTGCAATGAATGTGGAAAGGGGTTCAAGAAGAGAGGACACCTCCTTCAGCATGGTGTTATCCACTCTGGAGCTCGACCATATGCCTGCTCTGTCTGTGAGCGTTCATTCAACCGCAGAGAATCTCTCACTCGACATGAGAAAATTCATGAAGAGAAGCCCTACCGCTGCCCTGCTTGTGGCCGCTGCTTTAGAGAGAGCACTTCTTTGCTTAACCATGCTGCATCAGGTAACTGTGGCAAGCCAGGGAGGAGATCTAGAAGCAGTGATGGTAGCTCAATAAGTTCAGTAGAGGGCAAGGTTGAAAGTGATTTTCCAGGTGGTCAAATGGATGACACAAAAGAATTGGTATTTTGCAAAAATGAGGATGGCACAGCAGGGATGTCTTGTGACAGTCTGTATTCACAGGGAAGAAGTGTTAATCAAAATCCTGTGTGCAAAACTGAAGAGAAGTATAATCCTGAGTATTCGAGAGATCCTTACCAAACGTCCTACAGAGTTGATGACTATCGTCGTCAACAGGGCAACCCATCATCCTACTCTGGAGACAACTGTAGCAACAGCATGTCAAGTTCTGCCCTTAGGAAAGCTCCTTTAGCCCCAACACTTCATCCACACCCTCAAAATCAACAGCACCATCACCAACCGCAGTCTCATCTGCCTCTCTCCTCACTTTTGGATGACTCTGAAGATGAAGTCACTAGTAGTGCCATGTCTGCCATTGCTGCAGCTGCTGCCGCCTCTGTCTTGCCTGCTGAGATGAACAATACTGGGGGACGAGAGGAACGGAGAGACATTATCGGAGGTCTGTTAGGAGGGCTTGGGTTCGGATCTATGGGTGCCTCTTCATCTACATCTGCAGGAAATGGTGGGAATGATGAATGCCTGAATGGTTCAATGATACCCTTATCTCACCCCACCCAACAGCAGCAACCTAACTCACAGAATGCCAACAATCCTAATGCCAAACCCAAGCGGCCACGGAAGCCCAGACAGAAAAGAGAGCCGAGACCTGGTGGGGCTCCAGGAGAAGGAGTGAAACGTCGGAGAAGCAATGGCGCTGCTGGAGATGGTTCTGAAAGGCCTTATTTATGCACTGTTTGTGGTCGGGGCTTTAGCAGACGTGAGACATTACGTCGACACGAACGTGTACATACAGGGGAAAAGCCATTTCATTGCGACATCTGTGGTAAAGACTTCCGGGAGCCATTTCACCTTACCAAACATCAGACTGTTCACTCGGGGGAGAAGAACTACAAATGCACCCTCTGTGGAAAAGATTTTGGATATGCACAGAGTCTGAAAAGGCATGAAAAACTGCATCTACGGGGAGATTTCAAGCCGAGGCGGAGTAAAACCAAATCTGCTGCAAATCAAGGGGCACCCACTAATCAAGATCAACCCGATCAAACCAATCAAACCAACCCTGGCGCTTACTACTATTCTCAGGATAAAGTTCAAGGATCTAATGCTAGCACAAGCAACCAACCCCCTCCTAAACTATATACATGTGAGATTTGCTGGAAATCTTTCCGCCATCATTTCCACTTGACTGCCCATCACCAAGCCATTCATGAACATGGAGGGGAGAAACTTTTTTCGTGTGAAGTGTGTGGTAAGGCATTTTCTTACTCCAACAGCCTGACCAGACATAGATTATCTCAACATGGTTTGACTCGTACTGGGCCTACAACACAACCAACAGGAAGTGAATCTATTGGAACTGCCCCATCTGTCTCCGAAAGTGAGGCTGCAACCAATGCACTCCTTCATATAACACCTGAAAGTGGCAGTCATGGAGTACAACAGCCCCATTCAACCATCGCTCTCACACAGCATCCTCAGCCTGCTGGTTATTCTCCACTCTTCTACACTCCAGAATCAGGACATCACAGTTCAAATGTGACTTCACACCCCCAACATCTGCACTACTCGAACCCCACTATGGCTCCCCTCCAGCTTCAACAACCAATCAGCGGGAAGCAGCTAATTTATTCAGGGGTTCCAAGTAACACTGTTCATTCCACTCCACCTCATATCCACATTTCACCACCCCAGCACTCTCAACATCACCAGCAACAGCACCCTTTTTCGATGCAGTCTCAACATCTACAGCAAAGCCCTCAGGCCCAGGGAGATGCTAcccagaggaagaaaaaaaaaaaaaagaaaaaatataaactgtCTAGTAGCATGCAGTTGATGAGTGGATTCAGTGCTTACGAAATTGCCAGGAGGCATATGTATTTAAAACGAAAGAAGTGCAGGCTTCAGCAGCAGCAAAAGAGAAAGAAGTGGATAGCTCAGCTGAAATGGGCCAAGTTTACTGGAGGAGGGCTTGGTTTAAATGTAGGTGGAGGCACATGGCGTGTGGGGCGGTTAAGATTTAAAGGCCTACAGTCTCTTATTGTTCCCTTAAAATCATATACTTGCCCTATCTGTCCCTTTACCACTTTTTCAAGCCGCATAACTCTTTCAGTGCACCGTGTAACCAGGCATCCGCCAAGAAAACATGGCCGCCAGACTCGCCTGTGCTGCATAGTCTGTGGAAAACGTTCTCGAAGGCTACTGACAGCTCTCCGTCATCGGGCCCACCACCTGTCTCAAGGGGCATTCTCTTGCTCTCGATGTCCCTCTCGATTCTGGAATGGCACCCTCCTGCAGCGCCACAAATTTGCTTGTCGGCGTGTCAGTAGAGGAATCAGAATGTCAATAAAGGGGACTAATGTTCAGAAGGCAGAGGACCAGACTGAAAGATCAACAGTTGTGACAGGTTACAGGCACTAA